The Planctomycetota bacterium DNA segment AAGTCAGCTGCAGTTCGCAAGGTGCGGGCGGATAGTCGACGGCCCCGCGAAAATGTCGAAAGCCGGCCACGTCACCACAACCGGCACGGGTGAACGCGTCGCTCAACAGTTGTCCGTAGTCGAAACCGAACGACGCGGACCGCTCGCGGTTCAGTTGCACCGCATCAGCCGGACGAACGGGTTCGAGTTCGCGCTTTGATGCCGGGTCGCTGGCACCTCGTTCCTCGAGATTGCCGAACAAAGCAAACGTCGGCCAGCGGAAGTGCGTCAAGTCCGGGTGCAGCAGCAGATCGAACTGCACGTGTTCGAGAGGCGTCCGCACGGTCAGCACGTATCGGCCTTCGACATTGTCGGTGCTGCGATAACGCGGCAGCGCATTGCGGTAGCGCTCGCCGGCAATGACGGTCACCGCGCCGGCCCGGCCGACATCGCCGGGAGCAAGCTCGTCGTAGAGCCAGCCTTTATCGCCAACCCACTGGCGAATCTCCGGCAGCGGGCGGCTGCAATAGTCGGTCATCAAACTCAGCGGTCGCTCGTCATCCGTCCGCTCCGACGCGCCGCGCGGATCGAGGGCTTCACGCTTGAACGGCTCGTACGGCGTGCCATCGTCCTGCTGCGTGCGAAGCCGACGGATAAGCCAAGGCACCTGAGGACGAAGTCGTTCGAGCTGGACGTAGCCCGAGACCTGCACGCAGTCGAGTTGGTCCGGCTGATCATCGGAGGGGAATAGCGCGAGGGTGAGAAACTGCGTCTGGGCACGAACGCCCCAGATCGCCGAGCCAGCCTTGTAGTACGAGCGGCGCTCCTCGAGTTCGGTCACCGGATCGGGACGAACGCCGGCCAGCATCGCCTCGAACGTCCGTCGGTCGCCGGCGTGTTTGCGGACGAAACCACGCAGACTCTGGTCGGCGGCACGAACCCGTGCCAGTTGATCGGCCGCCACACCCACGCCCTTCGCCGCCTCGACGACGATCTCCACACCGCCCCGACCGGGCAGGTGCTTGAACGCGTCGCACGGATCTTCGTTGACCGTGAAGCGGGCGAGCTTCCAGGCGAGCGTCTTGTCGAGATCGAGCGTTCGGGCCAGGTCGACGGCCCGGGCCCCACCGAGGCCCGCGTCACCGATCAGGCCGGTCATCGCATCCTGCGCCTCGCGAATCGCTTGCGCCGCGGCGTCGATGAACGTGGGCGTGGCCTGGGCGGTAACGCGGCGGGTTGGCTTAGAGGCGGCGGTGATGCGGGAAGCATAACAGCCGACGGGCGATTTGAACGCCCGCGCCAAAAATCTTTGGAGATTTTCTGGAAACATCTGGCGTCGCCGCGAACTTTCGTTATCGTGTTGCTGGTGACGCCCATCAGCCGGAATCCGGCCACCACGGGCGATCCAAACGAAGGAAGAAACATGACAAAATCACAAACACTCTTCTCCGCCGCACTCGGCCTGCCGCTATTGGGTATGCCGCTGCTCGCATCCGCGGGCACGACCACGCAGGTCGTGCCGTTCGACTACTTCGCGGTGGATGGGGCCCTGCCGGTCTTCGAACTTCACGACGACATGGGCGGCACCCGCCCGCTCACGGGGATCACGCTCACCTACGACCAGCGGATCACGTTCGGCGTCAACATCGAGCAGAACTCGCCGGTCGCGATCGCCGAAGGCAACTTCTCCGCCGACGTGCTCTACCTGTCGATCCACCAGTTCGGTCTCGCCGATGGCGGCGGCGGTGATCCCGATGAAGAAGGCGGCGGCAGTTTCCCGCCGTTCATCGGCCCTGGCGCGGCCGGCGACATCTTCAGCCCCGGCCTCGGACCCACCGACGGGTTCAACGGCAGCGGCCCCGACTTCTTCCAGGGCAACTTTGACTCCGGCGAGTTCCAGTTCGTCGCAGAGTTCGACGCCAACGACCCTGACGTGCTCAACGCGTTCACTGGCGTCGTCCCGCTCACGACCGTGCTCGGCGGCTTCACGGAAATCTTCGGCGGCTTCGAGACCGACCCCGGCTTCCCCGACATCGATCCGAACAATCCGCCGCAAGGGCCGTTCTTTCCGTTCCAGGACCCGTTCTTCGGCGCGTTCGTCGACCCGTTCGACGTCCGCCACCAGGGCACGATCACGGCGACGTTCACGTTCGTCCCCGAGCCGGCCAGCCTGACCGGGCTTGCCGTCGCTGGTCTGCTGCTCCGCCGACGCCGCTAGCGCCAAACGGACCCCACCCCCAAGACGAACGCCCCCGGACGCACTCGCGCCGGGGGTCGTTCGCATATGGAAACAGATGGCCTCGCGCCTCTCGTATCCGTCGACCGGGTCAGTCGACCAACACCGGCTTGCCGACGAAGACGTTGGTCTTGATCGAGCCGAAGTTGTCCCACCAGAAGCCGTACTCGTCCTGCATGCCGAGGTAGAGGCGGGTCGCGCCGTCGGGCACGACGATCCGCTGGAGCCGGTCGGCGTCGTTGTTGAGCCCGTCGCCGATGTGGAAGATCTGCTTGTTTTCCGGGCGTAGCTCGTCGTAGTTGCGGGCCGACCGGCTGGAGAAGTCGAGGCCGGGAACGTAGCCGGTCTTGTCGGGCTGATCGTCGGTGAGGAACACACCGGTGAGCGCGTTGAGCGGCCCTCTCATGCCGGCGTAGCCGTTGACGTCGGACTGGATGATGTTGGGCCGTCCTTCGTTGCCATCGAGGCCGTACTTTTGCCCGCCGGAGTTGTAGTCGCCGGTCACGCCGTTGACATCGCGGAAGTAGAGCACTTGGCCCGGCTTGACCGGGATGTCGACGCGATACGCGGCACAACGCTCGATCGTCGAATGCGACGGCGTCAGGTACTGCTTCTTCTTCAAATTGCCGCTGGCGTCCTTTTTGGCCTTGATGGCCTTCTCCCACTTGGCCGGGTCTTCGTTCTGGTCGTAGAGATCGTCCTCGCCGTCACCGTCGAAGTCGTAATCTTCCATGTCCCACTTCCGCCCCTTTTTCCCCTCGTAGAAGGTGAACGGAATCTTCGTGCCCTTGGGCATGCCAGCCATGTAGGGACTGGCGACGGCGTGTACCTCGAGCGGGACGGCCTTGCCGCGAGTCGCGGTGGCGCTGAGCGTGGCTTCGAACTTGGTTTCGCCGAAGAAGCGGGCAAAGTAGGACTTCATCCCGGTGTTGCCATCGGCGTTGACGTCGGCCGTCACCCGCAGGGCCGTCGCATTGGCCGGGTTACCGGTCGGCGTGAACGAACGGGTGTGGGCGTCCCAAATGCCGAACTCGATGTTCGCGTTCGACACTTTCAACGCCACGCCATTGCCGTCGGCGTCACGGAACATCGGGTTGTCGGCCAACGAATCTCGAACACGTTTGCGAACCTCGGCGCTGTTGATGTCCAGCCCGGTCACGCCGTAGAGCGTTGCAGCATCGACCGCCGATTGCATCTTCGAACGCTCCAGCTGCACGCTGCCGACGTCGATCGCCAGCACCGCCATGCCCATGAGCACGAACAACGCCAACGTCGCATAGATCAGCGACATCCCACCGCGTCGGGGATCGCACCGCCTCACCGCCGGCTCGACCGACCGCCCTTCAAGTTGCATCCGTTCCATGGATGAAACATAAAATCGCCCGCCGCATCCGGCCAGCAGGAATCTGCCGGAGATGGTCGTCTGATAAGCGGTGTCGAGAAAAGCCGACGGTGGGACTCGAACCCACGACAACGGCTTTACGAAAGCCGCGCTCTACCAACTGAGCTACGTCGGCGAACCGAAACGCAGGTTAGGACCGCCCCGGAAACTCGGCAACCAATCCCGTCGCAACCTCGCGGCGATTTCGTACTATCGGAGGTCGATGCCGGTCTTTTCGTGCAATGTCTGTGGCGCACAACTCTCGGCCGAGGATCGCTACGCCGGACGGAAGGTGAAATGTCCGACCTGCCAGTCGATCCAGACCGTGCCGGGGGCCGAGGATCTCGCGCCGGTGTCGGCAAAGCCCACCCAGGAGACGTTCGACACCTCGCTGGGCACCGACGCGCCGCCGGTTCCGAGCAACCGGCCCGACCCTCGCGCCGCCCCCACACCGCCCAAGCCTGCCGCGTCGCAACGCCTCTCGGCCGACACCGTCCGCGCCCACAAGGGGACCGGTCGGCGCTACGGCTTCAACTGCCAATACTGCTCGTCCCGCCTCGAGGCCAACGAAGGCATGGCCGGCTCCGAAGGCCACTGCCCCACCTGCGGCAACACGATCATCATTCCGATCCTCGACCGCTACGGCCGACTCATCGACCCGATGACGGGCAAGGTCGTCAAGCCCCCGCCGCACCCGGTCCACGCCTACGCCGCCGCGGGGGAGCGCGCGCCCAAGATTCTGCGGCAAGGTGACGGGTCGCAAGTGATCAAGTGTCCGCGGTGCGGCGCGAACAACTCGATCCAGATGAACAACTGCAAGAGTTGCGGGATGCCCTTCACGATGGAGGGCACGACGCTCGAAGCGGCCGGCGCGAACAACGGGTTCTGCGTCGCGTCGCTCGTGCTGGGCATCATCGGCATCCCGGCCGGCTGCACGATCATCGTCCCGCTGCTGGCGATCGTCTTCGGCATCGTCGGCATCGCCCAGAGCGGCGAAGGCGGCGGCAAGGGCATGGCCATCGCCGGCATCATCTGCGGCGGCATCGGCTGCCTCATCGCCATGTCGCTGTACCTGACATGACCCACGTCACACCAACCCCAGCCGCTTCTCCTCCGGCTCGGGGCGACGCACATACGCCGGCACCAAACGGACCGCATCGACCGGCGTCATTTTCACACCGAGGCAAGCCACGTCCGACGCCAACGGCGGCGTGTCCTCCCGTAGGATTTCCGTACCGGCTGGCAACTCATCAAGCGTCGCGTCCGGCACGATCGTCGGCTCCGAAGTCGCAATCACCTCACCGCTGCGCCGCTCGAACTGACCGAGAATGACACGCCCTTTCCGCGCATCGAGCGCCACCGCGATCCGCTCCGCCGACGAACGCTGTGCCGCTGCGAGCAAGCTCGGCACCGCCACCACCTCGACGCCCAGGCTCAACGCCAACATCTTCGCCACGCCGAGCCCCACGCGCACCCCGGTAAAACTTCCCGGCCCGATCGACACCGCGACACGCTGCAAATCCGTCGGCGTCCAGCCGGCCGACCTGCAAAGCAAGTC contains these protein-coding regions:
- a CDS encoding pilus assembly protein TadG-related protein — encoded protein: MERMQLEGRSVEPAVRRCDPRRGGMSLIYATLALFVLMGMAVLAIDVGSVQLERSKMQSAVDAATLYGVTGLDINSAEVRKRVRDSLADNPMFRDADGNGVALKVSNANIEFGIWDAHTRSFTPTGNPANATALRVTADVNADGNTGMKSYFARFFGETKFEATLSATATRGKAVPLEVHAVASPYMAGMPKGTKIPFTFYEGKKGRKWDMEDYDFDGDGEDDLYDQNEDPAKWEKAIKAKKDASGNLKKKQYLTPSHSTIERCAAYRVDIPVKPGQVLYFRDVNGVTGDYNSGGQKYGLDGNEGRPNIIQSDVNGYAGMRGPLNALTGVFLTDDQPDKTGYVPGLDFSSRSARNYDELRPENKQIFHIGDGLNNDADRLQRIVVPDGATRLYLGMQDEYGFWWDNFGSIKTNVFVGKPVLVD
- a CDS encoding DUF4190 domain-containing protein, with the translated sequence MPVFSCNVCGAQLSAEDRYAGRKVKCPTCQSIQTVPGAEDLAPVSAKPTQETFDTSLGTDAPPVPSNRPDPRAAPTPPKPAASQRLSADTVRAHKGTGRRYGFNCQYCSSRLEANEGMAGSEGHCPTCGNTIIIPILDRYGRLIDPMTGKVVKPPPHPVHAYAAAGERAPKILRQGDGSQVIKCPRCGANNSIQMNNCKSCGMPFTMEGTTLEAAGANNGFCVASLVLGIIGIPAGCTIIVPLLAIVFGIVGIAQSGEGGGKGMAIAGIICGGIGCLIAMSLYLT
- the tsaB gene encoding tRNA (adenosine(37)-N6)-threonylcarbamoyltransferase complex dimerization subunit type 1 TsaB; translation: MKLLALETSTRQGSIALWDDGVVAERAYAAGFRQAKSLVGEIDLLCRSAGWTPTDLQRVAVSIGPGSFTGVRVGLGVAKMLALSLGVEVVAVPSLLAAAQRSSAERIAVALDARKGRVILGQFERRSGEVIATSEPTIVPDATLDELPAGTEILREDTPPLASDVACLGVKMTPVDAVRLVPAYVRRPEPEEKRLGLV